One window of Brevibacterium pigmentatum genomic DNA carries:
- a CDS encoding peroxidase-related enzyme (This protein belongs to a clade of uncharacterized proteins related to peroxidases such as the alkylhydroperoxidase AhpD.) — MRYPLADIDNVDDDIRAQILEVAEKSGFVPNVFLALARRPDEFRAFFAYYDALMEKETGNLTKADREMIVVATSAINQCLYCVVAHGAMLRIFAKDALIADVVAVNYRQADISPRQMAMLDFAVKVCEEPWAVGEADHAALAEHGFDDEDAWDIAAITGFFGLSNRMAHISGMVPNPEFYTLGRLPHEKK, encoded by the coding sequence ATGCGATACCCACTTGCTGACATCGACAACGTCGACGATGACATCCGCGCCCAGATCCTCGAGGTCGCCGAGAAGTCGGGCTTCGTGCCCAACGTCTTCCTCGCCCTGGCCCGCCGACCGGACGAATTCCGCGCGTTCTTCGCCTACTATGACGCGCTCATGGAGAAGGAGACGGGGAATCTGACCAAGGCGGATCGGGAGATGATCGTGGTGGCCACCTCGGCGATCAATCAGTGTCTCTACTGCGTCGTCGCGCACGGGGCGATGCTGCGGATCTTCGCGAAGGACGCCCTCATCGCCGACGTCGTCGCCGTGAACTACCGTCAGGCCGATATCAGCCCACGTCAGATGGCCATGCTCGACTTCGCGGTCAAGGTCTGCGAGGAACCGTGGGCCGTGGGCGAAGCCGACCATGCGGCACTCGCCGAGCACGGATTCGACGACGAGGACGCCTGGGACATCGCCGCGATCACGGGCTTCTTCGGCCTGTCCAACCGCATGGCCCACATCTCCGGGATGGTCCCGAATCCGGAGTTCTACACCCTCGGCCGCCTCCCGCATGAGAAGAAGTGA
- a CDS encoding pyridoxal phosphate-dependent aminotransferase produces MTSSTPAEAAPTTSAPAVSGPAASARSGLVKPFAAMGIVATVGQMQRAGRDTIAMCLGEPTQGAPSPVLTRAAEVTRDGTGLGYSPIFGIPELREAIASHYRDWYGLDIAPDRIAVTTGSSGAFQTTFLTCFDVGDRVALARPGYGAYKNILAALGCEVVELDCGADEGFQPTVALLAAAHAEAPLKGLMLASPANPTGTMIGPEALGELVDWCRDNGVQVISDEIYHGISYIGTRGECALAHDDNAIVISSFSKYWGMTGWRLGWAILPEALVGPAQNVTGNLSLCAPVPAQYAAVAAFADESYAECEAAVASFAGAREHVLSAADDLGFGEMAPPDGAFYMYARVDDILDRAGLDTAGQWCAQVLEATGVALAPGDDFDSVDGSRSVRLSLAVGADRTAEAIDRILDFMG; encoded by the coding sequence ATGACCTCATCCACCCCCGCCGAGGCGGCCCCCACCACGTCCGCCCCCGCCGTTTCCGGTCCGGCCGCCTCCGCCCGCTCGGGACTCGTCAAACCCTTCGCGGCGATGGGCATCGTCGCCACCGTCGGGCAGATGCAGCGCGCAGGCCGCGACACCATCGCGATGTGCCTGGGCGAACCGACCCAGGGCGCGCCCAGCCCCGTGCTCACCCGCGCCGCCGAGGTCACTCGCGACGGCACGGGACTCGGGTACTCGCCGATCTTCGGCATCCCCGAACTACGGGAGGCCATCGCCTCCCACTACCGCGATTGGTACGGACTCGACATCGCACCCGACCGCATCGCCGTGACCACTGGGTCCTCGGGGGCGTTCCAGACGACCTTCCTCACCTGCTTCGACGTCGGTGACCGGGTGGCTCTGGCCCGGCCTGGGTACGGTGCGTACAAGAACATCCTCGCCGCGCTGGGCTGTGAGGTCGTGGAACTCGACTGCGGCGCCGACGAGGGGTTCCAGCCCACCGTCGCCCTCTTGGCCGCCGCCCATGCCGAGGCCCCGCTCAAGGGACTCATGCTCGCGTCGCCTGCGAACCCGACGGGCACGATGATCGGCCCCGAGGCGCTCGGCGAACTTGTCGACTGGTGTCGGGACAATGGGGTGCAGGTGATCTCCGACGAGATCTACCACGGCATCAGCTATATCGGCACCCGCGGGGAGTGCGCCCTGGCCCACGACGACAACGCGATCGTCATCTCCTCGTTCTCGAAATACTGGGGGATGACGGGGTGGCGATTGGGCTGGGCGATCCTGCCCGAAGCACTCGTCGGCCCGGCTCAGAATGTCACCGGCAATCTCTCCCTGTGCGCCCCGGTGCCGGCGCAGTACGCGGCGGTTGCGGCCTTCGCCGACGAGTCGTATGCCGAATGCGAGGCCGCTGTGGCCTCTTTCGCCGGCGCCCGCGAGCATGTGCTGAGTGCCGCTGACGACCTCGGCTTCGGCGAGATGGCCCCACCCGACGGTGCCTTCTACATGTACGCCCGCGTCGACGACATCCTCGACCGCGCAGGGCTCGACACCGCCGGTCAGTGGTGTGCGCAGGTGCTCGAAGCCACCGGCGTCGCGCTCGCTCCCGGAGACGACTTCGACTCCGTCGACGGCTCCCGTTCGGTCCGCCTGTCGTTGGCCGTCGGAGCGGACCGGACGGCCGAGGCCATCGACCGCATCCTCGACTTTATGGGATGA
- a CDS encoding cupin domain-containing protein: MTADSAADTGSTGDVQLDNGVFRVTKWTIRPDGVIPMHKHEYEYVVVPMVTDTMLVRNSDGTEIRAELEAGVSYSRPAGSEHEVSNPGGSADVVFVEVERL; the protein is encoded by the coding sequence ATGACCGCAGACAGTGCAGCAGACACCGGTTCGACCGGCGATGTGCAGCTCGACAACGGTGTGTTCCGGGTGACGAAGTGGACGATCCGTCCCGACGGCGTCATCCCGATGCACAAGCATGAGTACGAGTACGTCGTCGTGCCGATGGTCACGGACACGATGCTCGTGCGCAATTCGGACGGCACCGAGATCCGCGCCGAACTCGAGGCCGGAGTCTCGTATTCGCGTCCGGCAGGGTCCGAGCACGAGGTCTCGAATCCCGGAGGCAGCGCCGACGTCGTCTTCGTCGAGGTCGAACGCCTCTGA